A stretch of DNA from Paenibacillus albus:
GAAGGCGTTATATTTAACCTATACACCGTGCTGCTCGCCATGGAGGAGAACATCGGCCGCCCGACCAAAATCCAAGCGACTGGCGGCTTCGCGAGGTCGCCGCTTTGGCGCCAAATGATGGCGGATATTTTCGACCAGGAAGTCGTCGTGCCGGAGAGCTTCGAGAGCTCATGCCTCGGCGCTGTCGTGCTTGGACTCTATGCGACGGACAGAGTCGATTCACTGAATGTAGTCTCGAAGATGGTCGGCGCAACACATGTGCACCATCCGATTAAGGCGAATGCGGAAGTCTATCACCAACTGCTGCCGATCTACATTCGACTGGCGCGTCAGCTCGAAACCGAGTATGAGGCAATCGCGAAATTCCAGCAGCAGTACGCGCAATCATAAGTACGAATATGTTCAGACCACATCGTTATTCGGTGTGGTCTTTTTAATAATTGCATATGCTCAGTAAGGATCATACAATCAATGAATACGGATGGTTAAAAAGGATGGTGCGAATAAATAAACATGGATACTTCAATCGGTGGTCGGATCGCAATTGTTACGGGTGCAAGTCGAAGAGCGGGAATCGGAGCTGCAGTGTGCAGGGAGTTGGCAGCTAGAGGTGCAGATATATTTTTTACACACTGGGATAACTATGATCAACAAATGCCATGGGGAAGTAATCGCGCAGAATCAGAGCAGCTTCAAGAGGAAATACGCTCATTGGGCGTTCGCTGTGAACACCTTCAATTAGATCTGTCCATACCAGCAAACACAGCGGAATTATTGAATCGCGTCAATCAGTGTTTAGGCGAGCCATCGATTCTTGTGAACAATGCTTGTTACTCCTTAAATGATGATTTCACTACGATCACTTCAGAGTCGTTAGATGCTCATTATGCCATTAATGTAAGGGCGGTCGTTTTACTGAGTGTGGAATTCGCGAAACGATTTAGCAAATTATCCGGTGGCCGAATCATCAATATGACATCGGGTCAATCGCTTGGTCCAATGGTCGGTGAAATTTCATATGCCACGACAAAAGGAGCTGTTGATTCGTTCACGCGCACTTTTGCAGGGGAGGTTGGCTCCAAGGGAATTACAGTCAATGCTGTGAATCCCGGACCAACTGACACCGGATGGATGACCGACGAGCTCCGATTGCAGCTTTCTAGTCAGTTTACGGCCGGCAGAGTAGGAATGCCCAAGGATGCTGCTCAATTAGTTGCATTCTTAGCCTCGGATAATTCCCAGTGGATCACGGGCCAAGTGCTGCATTCAACGGGGGGATTCCATTAATCAGTCCGCATCAGTATTATATACTTCTGCCAGCATGGCTTGAGCTTTAATAGGATCCTTAATCAAAGTCTTCCTGTAATCAAGCATCCAGTTAAGTGTCACGAGCATCTGATCATATTCATCCTTCTTACGCTCGATCTCCATCATTTTCTGAGAAATCCATTCTATTATTTCTTGATTGGTCCGTGCATTCGAATCATGCTCTTGGAGAATCGTCTTCAGTTCAGCCAGAGAGCAGCCGATGCCTTGAAACTTCTTGATTAGCTTCAAACGCGCGATTGCTTCGTCCGAGTAGTTGCGGTAGTTATTCTTCTCCCTATGGATATGCCTACTGTCGAGCAAGCCTTCTTTTTCATAAAATCGTATCGTATGAGCAGTCAAACCCATCTTGTCAGCTAATTCTTGAATTTTCATTATAATTACTCCTTCAAAATGCTTGCCTTAGAGTTCACTTCATAGTTTAGACTTGAACTGTAAGCTTCGTCAAATGCAAAAGGAGGAGCAAAAAAATGCGTCTATTCGTTACAGGAGCAGCAGGTTATATAGGTACAGCAGTTGTTCGCGAACTTATCCATGCAGGTCATCAGGTGGTTGGTCTTACCCGTTCAGAAAGTGGTGCCGACATCTTGCAGGGATTAGGGGCTGATGTCCAGCGAGGAGTTCTTGAAGATTTGGATTGCCTTCGCAGCAGTGCAGCCGCTTCGGACGGCGTCATTCATCTGGCGTTTAATCACGATTTCTCTGACTTCGCTGGATCGCTCGCAACAGATCTTCGCGCCATCGAGGCGATAGGAGCGGGTCTTGAGGGTTCTGGAAAGCCGCTCGTGATTACAGCTCATGCAAATGGCCAAGCATCGGAGGCAGCGGCATTCGCGTTTGCTGAGCGAGGCGTGCGGTCGTCGGTCGTTTCCCTTGCACCCTCCGTGCATGGAGTAGGAGATAAAGGTTTTGTTTTGAGATTGATCCAGATTGCCCGTGAAAGAGGCGCTTCAGCTTACATTGGAGACGGAACCAACCGTTGGCCGGCAATTCACCGTCTTGATGCGGCAGCCTTGTTCCGATTAGCAGTGGAATCCGCACCGGCAGGCGCGCGCTTGGATGGGGTTGATGATGAGGCCATTCCTTTACGCGATATTGCTGATATTATCGGCCGTCACTTAAACGTGCCGGTGGTGAGCATCCCACGTGAAGAGGCAGAATCCTATTTCGGCTTTCTAGGTTTGGTTGCGTCGCTCGACATGCCACGATCAAGTGAAAAGACGCAGGAGCTGCTTGGCTGGAAGCCTGCGCAGCCTGGACTAATCTCGGACCTTGAGCAGGGGCACTATTTCAATAGCTAAAATGAAGTCAGGTCATCCGTGTAGGGTGGCCTTTTTTGTCCTCACTTTTGATATACTTTTAATTAGTAGGGACTGCGTTGAAGTGATTTAGTGGGGAGAGGATCTGAATGTCGAACGAATCTTCGGCTATTATTGACCAATATTTGCTTAGTCTGGACGGATACTCAATCGATCAGCTGCGATTTAAGAGCGAAGAACATGTCTGGTCGGTCGGGCAAATGTATATCCATGTAATCGAAGTGGCGAAGGAGTATATCGGTCATGTCGAAGCTTGCTCCACAGCCATACACGAAGAACCTCAAGGGAAGACCGTGGACGGAACGAAGGCACTTGCTGAGAAAGAATGGCCGAATGTCCGAGTGAAACTTGATGAACCGCCCAACGCGACTGTTAACCCAAATGGCAAAGATGAAATCATAGCTGGTCTGGGGCTTGTACGAGAAAAGCTAGCTTACTGGTCGGAACGTGTGGTAGAGGCGAATCCGGCTTGCAAGGTGCGTCACGGCTGGTTTGGCTGGCTGAACGCGCATGAATGGTTTGATATGGTTGACATGCACAGCAGGCACCATTTGCGCCAGAAAGCGGTGCTGGACAAGAGACTAGCGGAAGCAGGCATAAGTTAGCTATCATTCTTGATAAGGTGGAGTAGAATCTCTATGGAAGATTACAAGCAAGCAGAGGACCTCTTCGTGAAAGCTCACTTCGGTGACCGCGCACAGGAACTTACGCCGCTGGCTTCGGGTGGTTGGTCGAGCGCCTATTCCTTCTTGCTCGATGGTCGTGAAATGGTCATTCGTTTCGGAGCGCATGTAGAGGATTACGAGAAGGACCGCGTTATGGGCGCATACTCCACGGAGGCGATGCCGATTCCAAAGGTCGTAGAGATTGGTGAGACTGAGAATGGATTCTTCGCTATATCTGAACGGGTGCAGGGAGCAAAGCATCTCGATGAGCTTGACGAATCGGAAATGCGAATCGTACTACCGCAATTGTTGGATGCGCTATACGAGCTTCAGAAGCTAGATTTCACAAGCACGCAGGAAGTGGGGCTTTGGCGTCCGGAAGGAACAGGGCCGAGCTGGGCGGCAGAGCTATTGTCAGTGGCCGAGCCAAGAGAGCGGCTTGCTGGCTGGCGCGAGCAGCTAGAGGCTTCGCCAAGAGAGGCGAGTATATTCGATGCAGGCGTTGAAAAGCTTCGTCAGCTTGCACCGCTAATTCCAGAGGTCCGAGGCATCGTGCATAACGATCTCCTGAACCGAAATGTGCTGGTGGACAACGGGAAGCTGACTGGGGTATTCGACTGGGGTAATGCGGTCTATCGCGATCCTCTCTATGATCATGCTCTGTTTCTTTATTGGTGGTCTTGGTTCCCACAGTGGCAAGGGATTGATCTCCAGGAAATACTAGATCTCCATTGGGAGAAGCGCGGGGGCCCACCTACACAGATGAAGGAACGCCTCCTCTGCTGTTTCATTCACATCGCGCTTGACCATATCGCTTACTGTGCTTTTCGGGGGCGAACAGAAGATATGAGACGTAATGCGGATCAGTTGTTGAATTACATCTAAGTAGAAGCTGTCCGAGGCGGCTCGGGCAGCTTCTTTTAACAGGAATATTTTAACACTGGACGGGTGCGCGGAAATTATGTTAATCTTACATTCCGCCGCTGAGAGGTTAACGAAGCGCGGTGATCGAAACGAAACAAGTTGAAAAATAAAGCTTGCAATTGAGTTTTGAAATATGATATATTCTAATTCCGGCCGAGAGGCTGGGACGAAAAATAAGAAATTTGTTCCTTGAAAACTGAACAATGAGCGACCTGTCACACAGGTCTTAAAACAAGCTAGTTTTTTGAATGAGCTAACAAGCGAATTCATGAATGATCTTCGGATCACTTTTATGGAGAGTTTGATCCTGGCTCAGGACGAACGCTGGCGGCGTGCCTAATACATGCAAGTCGAGCGGATCTTGTCCTTCGGGACAAGGTTAGCGGCGGACGGGTGAGTAACACGTAGGCAACCTGCCTGTAAGACCGGGATAACATTCGGAAACGGATGCTAATACCGGATATACAACTTAGCTGCATGGCTGAGTTGGGAAAGACGGTGCAAGCTGTCACTTACAGATGGGCCTGCGGTGCATTAGCTAGTTGGTGGGGTAACGGCTCACCAAGGCGACGATGCATAGCCGACCTGAGAGGGTGATCGGCCACACTGGGACTGAGACACGGCCCAGACTCCTACGGGAGGCAGCAGTAGGGAATCTTCCGCAATGGACGAAAGTCTGACGGAGCAACGCCGCGTGAGTGATGAAGGTTTTCGGATCGTAAAGCTCTGTTGCCAGGGAAGAACAGCTAGGCGAGTAACTGCACCTAGAATGACGGTACCTGAGAAGAAAGCCCCGGCTAACTACGTGCCAGCAGCCGCGGTAATACGTAGGGGGCAAGCGTTGTCCGGAATTATTGGGCGTAAAGCGCGCGCAGGCGGCTTTGTAAGTCTAGTGTTTAATCTCGGAGCTCAACTCCGATTCGCACCGGAAACTGCAAGGCTTGAGTACAGAAGAGGAAAGTGGAATTCCACGTGTAGCGGTGAAATGCGTAGAGATGTGGAGGAACACCAGTGGCGAAGGCGACTTTCTGGGCTGTAACTGACGCTGAGGCGCGAAAGCGTGGGGAGCAAACAGGATTAGATACCCTGGTAGTCCACGCCGTAAACGATGAATGCTAGGTGTTAGGGGTTTCGATACCCTTGGTGCCGAAGTTAACACATTAAGCATTCCGCCTGGGGAGTACGCTCGCAAGAGTGAAACTCAAAGGAATTGACGGGGACCCGCACAAGCAGTGGAGTATGTGGTTTAATTCGAAGCAACGCGAAGAACCTTACCAGCTCTTGACATCCCAATGAAAGCATTAGAGATAGTGCCCCTCTTCGGAGCATTGGAGACAGGTGGTGCATGGTTGTCGTCAGCTCGTGTCGTGAGATGTTGGGTTAAGTCCCGCAACGAGCGCAACCCTTGATCTTAGTTG
This window harbors:
- a CDS encoding SDR family oxidoreductase; this translates as MDTSIGGRIAIVTGASRRAGIGAAVCRELAARGADIFFTHWDNYDQQMPWGSNRAESEQLQEEIRSLGVRCEHLQLDLSIPANTAELLNRVNQCLGEPSILVNNACYSLNDDFTTITSESLDAHYAINVRAVVLLSVEFAKRFSKLSGGRIINMTSGQSLGPMVGEISYATTKGAVDSFTRTFAGEVGSKGITVNAVNPGPTDTGWMTDELRLQLSSQFTAGRVGMPKDAAQLVAFLASDNSQWITGQVLHSTGGFH
- a CDS encoding MerR family transcriptional regulator; its protein translation is MKIQELADKMGLTAHTIRFYEKEGLLDSRHIHREKNNYRNYSDEAIARLKLIKKFQGIGCSLAELKTILQEHDSNARTNQEIIEWISQKMMEIERKKDEYDQMLVTLNWMLDYRKTLIKDPIKAQAMLAEVYNTDAD
- a CDS encoding SDR family oxidoreductase, encoding MRLFVTGAAGYIGTAVVRELIHAGHQVVGLTRSESGADILQGLGADVQRGVLEDLDCLRSSAAASDGVIHLAFNHDFSDFAGSLATDLRAIEAIGAGLEGSGKPLVITAHANGQASEAAAFAFAERGVRSSVVSLAPSVHGVGDKGFVLRLIQIARERGASAYIGDGTNRWPAIHRLDAAALFRLAVESAPAGARLDGVDDEAIPLRDIADIIGRHLNVPVVSIPREEAESYFGFLGLVASLDMPRSSEKTQELLGWKPAQPGLISDLEQGHYFNS
- a CDS encoding DinB family protein, giving the protein MSNESSAIIDQYLLSLDGYSIDQLRFKSEEHVWSVGQMYIHVIEVAKEYIGHVEACSTAIHEEPQGKTVDGTKALAEKEWPNVRVKLDEPPNATVNPNGKDEIIAGLGLVREKLAYWSERVVEANPACKVRHGWFGWLNAHEWFDMVDMHSRHHLRQKAVLDKRLAEAGIS
- a CDS encoding phosphotransferase family protein, giving the protein MEDYKQAEDLFVKAHFGDRAQELTPLASGGWSSAYSFLLDGREMVIRFGAHVEDYEKDRVMGAYSTEAMPIPKVVEIGETENGFFAISERVQGAKHLDELDESEMRIVLPQLLDALYELQKLDFTSTQEVGLWRPEGTGPSWAAELLSVAEPRERLAGWREQLEASPREASIFDAGVEKLRQLAPLIPEVRGIVHNDLLNRNVLVDNGKLTGVFDWGNAVYRDPLYDHALFLYWWSWFPQWQGIDLQEILDLHWEKRGGPPTQMKERLLCCFIHIALDHIAYCAFRGRTEDMRRNADQLLNYI